A part of Trueperaceae bacterium genomic DNA contains:
- a CDS encoding Lrp/AsnC family transcriptional regulator: MEFDAVDRRILDILLHDGRASHASVAKAVGLSAPAVGERVKKLEQAGVIRGYHAEIDPAAVGLTITAFVAIVPQPRKPAQRLVERLVEFPEIEELHAVAGTYSFIAKVRVPDSVALDAFLDRLFTTEGVERTETTMVLRTNLERHTALPFGAQ, from the coding sequence ATGGAGTTCGACGCGGTCGACCGGCGCATCCTCGACATCTTGCTGCACGACGGGCGGGCCTCGCACGCCTCGGTGGCCAAGGCCGTCGGCCTGTCGGCGCCCGCCGTGGGCGAGCGGGTCAAGAAGCTCGAGCAGGCCGGCGTGATCCGCGGCTACCACGCGGAGATCGACCCTGCGGCGGTGGGGCTCACCATCACGGCCTTCGTGGCTATCGTGCCGCAGCCGCGCAAGCCGGCCCAACGGCTGGTGGAGCGCCTCGTCGAGTTCCCCGAGATCGAGGAGCTGCACGCCGTGGCGGGCACCTACTCGTTCATCGCCAAGGTGCGCGTGCCCGACTCCGTGGCGCTCGACGCCTTCCTCGACCGGCTCTTCACCACCGAGGGCGTGGAGCGCACGGAGACGACGATGGTCCTCCGCACCAACCTGGAGCGCCACACGGCCCTGCCGTTCGGCGCTCAGTAG
- a CDS encoding YmdB family metallophosphoesterase: MRVLFVGDVFATPGMRAAQAYLALVRDDYDLVIVNGENAAGGFGITRKHFEQLRAAGADVVTLGNHTFDQPDTAELLEGTPRLLRPANYPPGTPGLGWSTFEARGGERVAVAQLMGRVFMEALDDPYRAADDILEQVGEGVPVIVDFHAEATSEKKIMGYHLAGRVSAVLGTHTHVPTADEQLFKGTAYITDVGMTGVQASSIGLAFEEVHRRFVTKLPTRYRPAEGAATVNAVALELDGARAVSIRRLSWEHGRRQA; this comes from the coding sequence GTGCGCGTACTCTTCGTGGGCGACGTGTTCGCGACCCCCGGCATGCGGGCGGCCCAGGCCTACCTCGCGCTGGTGAGGGACGACTACGACCTCGTGATCGTCAACGGCGAGAACGCGGCGGGCGGTTTCGGCATCACCCGCAAGCACTTCGAGCAGCTCAGGGCGGCCGGCGCCGACGTGGTCACCCTCGGCAACCACACCTTCGACCAGCCCGACACCGCCGAGCTGCTCGAGGGCACCCCGCGCCTGCTGCGCCCCGCCAACTACCCGCCCGGCACGCCCGGCCTCGGCTGGTCCACGTTCGAGGCGCGGGGCGGGGAGCGCGTCGCCGTGGCGCAGCTCATGGGCCGCGTGTTCATGGAGGCGCTCGACGACCCGTACCGCGCCGCCGATGACATCCTCGAGCAGGTGGGGGAGGGCGTGCCCGTCATCGTCGACTTCCACGCCGAGGCCACCAGCGAGAAGAAGATCATGGGCTACCACCTGGCAGGCCGCGTGAGCGCCGTCCTCGGCACCCACACGCACGTCCCCACGGCCGACGAGCAGCTGTTCAAGGGCACCGCGTACATCACGGACGTCGGCATGACCGGCGTGCAGGCCTCCTCGATCGGGCTGGCGTTCGAGGAGGTCCATAGGCGCTTCGTCACGAAGCTCCCCACGCGCTACCGCCCGGCCGAGGGCGCCGCGACCGTGAACGCCGTGGCCCTCGAGCTGGACGGCGCGCGCGCCGTGAGCATCAGGCGCCTCAGCTGGGAGCACGGGAGGCGGCAGGCATGA